Proteins from a single region of Phycisphaerae bacterium:
- a CDS encoding DNA modification methylase translates to MKIEQRPLDRIKPYENNPRLNDSAVDAVAASIKQFGFRQPIVVDDDGLIVCGHTRYRAAQKLGLVKVPVHIAKDLTPEQIRAYRIADNKTAELAEWNLELLAAEIGELKNAGIDWSLLGFNVDELATLLDPGVKQGLCDADDVPAPPDEATTKPGDIWILGDHRLLCGDCTNPEHVRRVMDGQRAALFATDPPYLVDYDGTNHPHKWGEPDKNKDWSESYGATWDEAAANPELYEKFVAAAVADAILPNAAWYCWHASRRQAMLEAVWEKHGAFVHQQIIWAKDRPILTRSWYMWQHEPCFFGWVRPNKPKRFAKDHPHSVWNVPTIPPGAKTDHPTSKPVELFAIPICQHTKAGDICYEPFAGSGSQIIAAEQASRRCFAIEISPIYVHVCVERWENFTGRKAERALLPGIGNKCTTADAQCGQSMPLRLDDGPVHPKCPASSPHSLASARSRSAVAKNQTVSTKKKNRLARP, encoded by the coding sequence CGCTGGACCGCATCAAACCGTACGAGAACAACCCGCGCCTGAACGATTCGGCGGTCGATGCCGTCGCCGCGTCGATCAAGCAGTTCGGGTTCCGCCAACCCATCGTGGTCGATGACGACGGCCTCATCGTATGCGGTCATACCCGCTACCGAGCTGCGCAGAAGCTCGGCCTCGTGAAAGTGCCGGTTCACATCGCCAAGGACCTGACGCCGGAACAGATCCGGGCGTACCGCATCGCTGACAATAAGACGGCCGAATTGGCGGAGTGGAACCTCGAACTGTTGGCTGCGGAGATCGGCGAATTGAAGAACGCCGGCATCGACTGGTCGCTGCTCGGTTTCAACGTCGATGAATTGGCGACCTTGCTCGACCCCGGCGTGAAACAGGGACTCTGCGATGCTGACGACGTGCCCGCGCCGCCCGACGAGGCGACGACAAAACCTGGTGACATCTGGATTTTGGGGGATCACCGCCTTTTATGCGGCGACTGCACGAACCCCGAACACGTACGCCGCGTGATGGACGGTCAGCGCGCCGCGCTTTTCGCGACCGACCCGCCCTACCTCGTCGACTACGACGGCACGAACCATCCCCACAAATGGGGCGAGCCGGACAAAAACAAGGATTGGTCCGAGTCCTACGGCGCGACCTGGGATGAGGCCGCTGCCAACCCGGAACTCTATGAGAAGTTTGTCGCCGCCGCCGTGGCTGACGCGATCCTACCGAACGCGGCGTGGTATTGCTGGCACGCCTCGCGTAGACAGGCCATGCTTGAAGCGGTGTGGGAAAAGCACGGCGCGTTCGTCCACCAGCAAATCATCTGGGCGAAGGACCGACCGATCCTCACCCGGTCGTGGTACATGTGGCAGCACGAACCGTGCTTTTTCGGCTGGGTGCGCCCGAACAAGCCCAAGCGCTTCGCCAAGGACCACCCGCATTCGGTATGGAATGTTCCGACGATTCCGCCTGGAGCGAAAACAGATCATCCGACGTCTAAGCCGGTGGAGTTGTTTGCCATCCCGATTTGCCAACACACGAAGGCCGGTGATATCTGTTACGAGCCCTTTGCCGGAAGCGGTTCGCAGATCATCGCCGCCGAGCAGGCCAGCCGACGCTGCTTCGCCATCGAGATCAGCCCGATTTACGTTCATGTGTGCGTGGAGCGGTGGGAGAATTTCACGGGACGAAAGGCGGAGAGGGCTCTCTTACCCGGAATTGGGAACAAATGCACGACGGCGGATGCTCAGTGCGGGCAGTCCATGCCTCTGCGACTAGATGACGGTCCGGTGCATCCGAAGTGTCCCGCGTCTTCGCCTCACTCGCTCGCCAGCGCGCGCAGCCGAAGCGCTGTCGCAAAGAACCAAACGGTGAGCACCAAGAAGAAGAACCGGTTGGCCAGACCATAG
- a CDS encoding DUF998 domain-containing protein, whose translation MVARHSRKTPRFTSRFFATTAIACFAYALFALLLLHVLRPDFAPASHMISEYAIGRYGWVMTTCFLAMSCGCMMLLLGLARSGPGSVVAWVGTILLGIPAIGLVVSAFFPMDSPGAPSTRSGEIHDNSFFVNVITIFLVTVLLSVGFGRHPRWRTFQRTAVLMSALIVVAFVLQFLTLHRGMPYGLANRFFFLVLTVWFFATALRLRALASE comes from the coding sequence ATGGTCGCACGGCACTCTAGGAAGACGCCCCGCTTCACGTCCAGGTTTTTCGCGACCACGGCCATCGCCTGCTTCGCGTACGCCCTTTTCGCCCTGCTCCTGCTGCATGTTCTCCGGCCCGACTTTGCGCCGGCCAGCCACATGATCAGTGAATACGCCATCGGTCGGTACGGCTGGGTCATGACCACCTGCTTCCTGGCCATGAGCTGCGGCTGCATGATGCTGCTGCTGGGACTGGCCCGCAGCGGCCCCGGTTCGGTTGTCGCTTGGGTCGGCACAATTCTGCTGGGGATTCCCGCGATTGGCCTGGTGGTCTCGGCGTTCTTCCCGATGGACAGTCCGGGTGCGCCATCGACCCGCTCGGGGGAAATCCACGACAACAGCTTTTTCGTGAACGTGATTACCATCTTTCTCGTAACGGTGCTCCTGTCCGTCGGTTTCGGGAGGCACCCGCGCTGGCGCACCTTCCAGCGCACCGCCGTCCTCATGTCCGCCCTGATCGTCGTCGCATTCGTCCTTCAGTTCCTCACGCTTCACCGGGGGATGCCCTATGGTCTGGCCAACCGGTTCTTCTTCTTGGTGCTCACCGTTTGGTTCTTTGCGACAGCGCTTCGGCTGCGCGCGCTGGCGAGCGAGTGA
- a CDS encoding winged helix-turn-helix domain-containing protein has translation MSTSKKNKSTKKATTKPKDTSAPKGKVKKVNAAPKPKRVSALDAAATVLAKASKPMRSVDLITAMAEKGLWKSPGGKTPHATLYAAILREINAKGKEARFKKVERGQFAYAG, from the coding sequence ATGAGTACGAGCAAGAAAAACAAGAGCACGAAGAAGGCAACCACCAAGCCCAAGGACACCAGCGCCCCCAAGGGCAAGGTGAAGAAGGTCAACGCCGCGCCCAAGCCCAAGCGCGTCAGCGCCCTGGACGCCGCCGCGACGGTTCTGGCCAAGGCGAGCAAGCCGATGCGCAGCGTCGACCTGATCACGGCGATGGCCGAGAAGGGCCTGTGGAAGAGCCCGGGCGGCAAGACGCCGCACGCCACGCTCTACGCCGCGATCCTGCGGGAGATCAACGCCAAGGGCAAAGAGGCCCGGTTCAAGAAGGTCGAGCGGGGGCAGTTCGCGTACGCAGGCTAG